In Corylus avellana chromosome ca2, CavTom2PMs-1.0, the following proteins share a genomic window:
- the LOC132169650 gene encoding lecithin-cholesterol acyltransferase-like 4, with product MDINTIEIFKEALSANTVNYDGGIIALPFNLEILKWANETRDILSCARVPSKVKFYNIYAINLETPHSVCYGSAEAPVTDLQQLPFFQPTYVCVDGDGTVPTESAKADGLNAEARVGVPGEHRGILCDHHVFRILKHWLKADSDPYYNPLNDYVILPTAFEMERHREKGLQVTSLKEEWEIITEDQDDEGDTKPLVSSISVSHVGDKLSPRAEACATITLHPQNEGKQHVELNAVSVSVDA from the exons ATGGACATAAACAC TATAGAAATTTTTAAGGAAGCGCTTTCAGCTAACACG GTCAATTATGATGGTGGAATTATTGCCCTACCATTCAACTTGGAGATCTTGAAATGGGCTAATGAAACACGTGACATTTTATCGTGTGCTAGAGTTCCTTCTAAAGTTAAATTCTACAATATATACGCGATCAATCTTGAGACACCCCATAGTGTCTG CTATGGAAGTGCGGAAGCTCCAGTTACAGATTTGCAGCAACTACCATTTTTCCAG CCTACGTATGTATGTGTTGATGGTGATGGGACAGTTCCGACTGAGTCAGCCAAG GCAGATGGGCTGAATGCAGAAGCAAGGGTCGGAGTCCCCGGCGAGCACCGAGGGATTCTGTGCGACCACCATGTATTTCGGATTCTGAAGCACTGGCTGAAGGCAGACTCAGACCCATACTACAACCCTCTAAACGATTATGTGATTTTACCCACtgcatttgaaatggaaaggcACAGAGAGAAAGGCTTACAAGTAACATCCCTTAAAGAAGAATGGGAAATCATCACAGAAGACCAAGATGATGAGGGAGATACAAAGCCCTTGGTGAGCTCCATTTCTGTTTCTCATGTGGGAGACAAACTTTCTCCACGGGCTGAGGCTTGTGCTACCATTACTCTTCACCCTCAAAATGAGGGCAAGCAGCATGTTGAGCTGAATGCCGTAAGTGTGTCGGTTGATGCCTGA